In Malania oleifera isolate guangnan ecotype guangnan chromosome 8, ASM2987363v1, whole genome shotgun sequence, a single window of DNA contains:
- the LOC131162261 gene encoding 6,7,8-trihydroxycoumarin synthase-like isoform X1: protein MQINSTMENYFLFFLLALPISLFFLLHRHHPNRRPPGPPGLPLIGNLNQLNTSAPHIRLHRLSAKYGPLMSLTLGSVPAVVISSARVAKEVLKTHDPAVSGRPSMLGQQKLSYSGRDLAFSPYGDYWREVRKICMLHLFSTKKVLSFRSVREEEISRTLEKISELSFSSKPVNLSEMMMCLTNSIICRIGFGKRYEESRFEELLNETQAMLASFFVSDYFPVVGWWVDRASGLFGRLEKNWRELDLFYQKVIEEHLDPERPKPQEEDITDVLLRLRKDDFTLDHIKALLMNVLVAGTDTSAASIIWIMTQLVKNPRVMNTTQNELRNSIKKKNLINEDDLQKLPYLKAVVKEAFRLHPVAPMLVPREAIQKFTLDTYEIEPNTIILVNAWAIGRDCDAWENPEEFLPERFLESSIDFKGQDFGLIPFGTGRRLCPGMHLGVLTVELALANLLYFFDWELPQGMKKEDIDMDMIPGITMHKKIPLHLLSKKYCV, encoded by the exons ATGCAAATTAACTCCACGATGGAAAACTACTTCCTCTTCTTCCTACTCGCCCTCCCCATCTCCCTCTTCTTTCTCCTCCACCGGCACCACCCCAACCGTCGTCCGCCGGGTCCTCCCGGCCTCCCCCTTATCGGAAACCTCAACCAGCTCAACACCTCTGCCCCTCACATCCGCCTCCACCGCCTCTCCGCCAAGTACGGCCCCCTCATGTCCCTCACCCTCGGCTCCGTCCCTGCCGTGGTCATCTCCTCCGCCAGAGTCGCCAAAGAAGTGCTCAAGACCCACGACCCCGCCGTCTCCGGCCGCCCCTCCATGCTCGGCCAGCAGAAACTCTCCTACTCCGGCCGCGACCTCGCCTTCTCCCCGTACGGCGACTACTGGAGAGAAGTCAGAAAGATCTGCATGCTCCACCTCTTCAGCACCAAGAAGGTCCTCTCCTTTCGCTCCGTCCGGGAGGAGGAGATTTCCCGCACGCTCGAGAAAATCTCCGAACTTTCCTTTTCCTCCAAACCCGTAAATTTGAGCGAGATGATGATGTGTCTGACGAATTCGATTATCTGTAGGATTGGGTTTGGGAAGAGGTACGAGGAGAGCAGGTTTGAGGAGCTGCTAAACGAGACGCAGGCCATGTTGGCGAGTTTCTTCGTGTCGGATTATTTTCCGGTGGTGGGGTGGTGGGTTGACAGAGCGAGTGGGCTGTTTGGGAGGCTGGAAAAGAATTGGAGGGAATTGGATTTGTTTTACCAGAAGGTCATTGAGGAGCACCTTGACCCTGAAAGGCCCAAACCCCAGGAGGAGGACATCACTGATGTCTTGCTCCGCCTGAGAAAGGATGATTTCACTCTTGATCATATTAAAGCACTGCtcatg AATGTTCTTGTCGCAGGAACAGATACAAGTGCAGCTTCTATAATTTGGATAATGACACAATTAGTAAAAAACCCTAGAGTGATGAATACCACACAAAACGAACTCAGAAAttcaataaaaaagaaaaatctcaTAAACGAGGACGATCTTCAGAAACTTCCTTACCTCAAGGCTGTGGTGAAAGAGGCATTCAGGTTGCACCCCGTGGCTCCCATGCTTGTTCCTCGAGAAGCAATTCAAAAATTTACACTAGACACGTATGAAATCGAACCCAATACCATAATTTTAGTGAACGCGTGGGCCATAGGAAGGGACTGCGATGCTTGGGAAAACCCAGAAGAGTTCTTGCCTGAAAGATTTTTAGAAAGTTCTATAGACTTCAAAGGACAAGATTTTGGATTAATACCATTTGGCACCGGTCGGCGACTTTGCCCTGGGATGCACCTTGGAGTGCTAACTGTCGAGCTTGCACTCGCCAATCTTCTCTATTTCTTCGATTGGGAGTTGCCGCAAGGGATGAAGAAGGAAGACATTGACATGGACATGATTCCTGGCATTACAATGCACAAGAAAATTCCTCTTCATCTCTTATCTAAAAAGTATTGTGTATGA